A genomic region of Gemmata massiliana contains the following coding sequences:
- a CDS encoding tetratricopeptide repeat protein yields MSTEGSDPSGPQTAEAFDHLAGECWFHNQLTDAADNYRRALGIREQSFGADHWEVADSIVRLAGACSFAGDHAEAESLWYRAIRIYEPYYRELMDARGELFQHVFMGLVGTLNNIAVAALQRGDTVAAERGYRRVGVLIAEAFGPGCRWVPVDSPFAAALIEQGKQDGTDWAAALDAP; encoded by the coding sequence GTGTCAACCGAGGGAAGCGATCCTTCTGGCCCCCAAACTGCCGAGGCGTTCGATCACTTGGCCGGGGAGTGCTGGTTCCACAATCAGTTGACCGATGCGGCGGACAACTACCGCCGAGCACTCGGGATCCGAGAACAGTCATTCGGGGCGGACCACTGGGAAGTGGCGGACAGTATCGTTCGTTTGGCGGGGGCCTGCTCTTTTGCGGGGGATCACGCGGAGGCCGAGTCCCTGTGGTACCGCGCGATCCGCATCTACGAGCCGTACTACCGCGAACTGATGGACGCGCGGGGCGAGTTATTCCAGCACGTGTTCATGGGGTTAGTCGGGACACTCAATAACATCGCGGTGGCCGCACTTCAACGCGGGGACACGGTTGCGGCGGAGCGCGGGTACCGGCGCGTCGGTGTGTTGATCGCCGAGGCTTTCGGACCGGGTTGTCGGTGGGTGCCGGTAGATTCGCCGTTTGCCGCTGCTCTCATCGAGCAAGGGAAACAGGACGGGACGGACTGGGCGGCTGCGCTGGACGCACCCTAA
- a CDS encoding sigma-70 family RNA polymerase sigma factor, whose protein sequence is MTDLARLRHLVATTDPAPDADLLARFITNRDGPAFAALVRRHGPMVLAVCRRVLRHRQDAEDAFQATFLVLARRAGALGPRLRLGNWLYGVAYRTALGARRAAAVRRERESRAAETRTEAGTPDDGFAPELREALDRELVALPGVYRAAVVACDLEGLPRREAAVRLGWTEGTLSSRLARARSLLARRLSRYGLAVPAAGLGAVSVAPTVACELADSTVRLSVLVATGGAVIAPPVAVLVEGTMKAMFLTKLRATASACVVACAIVAVSVAGGQSNTAVADTPKNEGAKRAAPNSDKERIAELERERDRLRKEVTELRERLAQATWLHALQSGHGLSLRVPYGFDGAPSPWENAQRFGLWGQTLAPPAKDGAPSPWLNMLPPVGQGQTLAPPAKDGTLAPPAKDAPAPIPGDGRTPPEAAKVLVRVYPVGKLVDTVADGETLAKVVRATVEPKSWGADAGSVEFLASRLVLVVRQTEKGHAGVAELLKQLQPSAPGGR, encoded by the coding sequence ATGACCGACCTCGCACGCCTGCGACACTTGGTCGCCACGACCGACCCCGCGCCCGACGCGGACCTGCTCGCCCGATTCATTACGAACCGGGACGGCCCCGCGTTCGCGGCCCTGGTCCGGCGCCACGGACCGATGGTGCTGGCCGTGTGTCGGCGCGTGCTCCGGCACCGCCAGGACGCCGAAGATGCGTTCCAGGCCACGTTCCTGGTGCTCGCGCGCCGGGCCGGGGCACTGGGGCCTCGACTGCGGCTCGGGAACTGGCTGTACGGGGTCGCGTACCGAACGGCCCTCGGTGCCCGGCGCGCGGCCGCAGTCCGGCGCGAGCGCGAAAGTCGGGCCGCAGAGACGCGGACCGAGGCGGGCACCCCGGACGACGGGTTCGCGCCCGAGTTGCGCGAAGCCCTGGACCGGGAGCTGGTGGCGCTGCCGGGCGTGTACCGCGCGGCGGTGGTGGCGTGCGACCTGGAGGGCCTCCCTCGGCGCGAGGCCGCGGTCCGGCTCGGGTGGACCGAGGGCACGCTGTCGAGCCGGCTCGCGCGTGCCCGATCCCTGCTCGCCCGGCGCCTCTCGCGGTACGGGCTCGCGGTGCCCGCGGCGGGGCTCGGCGCGGTGTCCGTGGCACCGACCGTGGCGTGCGAACTGGCCGACTCGACGGTGAGATTGAGTGTACTCGTAGCGACCGGTGGGGCCGTTATTGCGCCCCCGGTCGCGGTACTCGTGGAGGGAACAATGAAGGCGATGTTCTTGACCAAGCTCCGGGCAACGGCCTCCGCGTGCGTGGTCGCGTGCGCGATTGTGGCTGTGAGCGTGGCCGGAGGGCAGTCCAATACGGCCGTTGCCGATACCCCGAAGAACGAAGGGGCGAAGCGCGCCGCTCCAAACTCCGATAAGGAGCGCATTGCCGAACTGGAGCGCGAGCGGGACCGGCTCCGCAAGGAAGTGACCGAACTCCGCGAGCGCTTGGCGCAAGCCACGTGGCTGCACGCACTCCAATCCGGTCACGGTCTGAGTCTGAGGGTTCCCTATGGGTTCGATGGCGCGCCTTCCCCCTGGGAGAACGCACAGCGCTTCGGGTTGTGGGGCCAAACACTGGCGCCGCCGGCGAAGGACGGCGCGCCTTCACCTTGGTTGAACATGCTGCCCCCGGTAGGGCAGGGGCAAACCCTGGCACCGCCGGCGAAGGACGGCACTCTGGCGCCACCGGCGAAGGACGCCCCCGCGCCCATCCCCGGGGACGGGCGCACGCCGCCGGAAGCGGCCAAAGTGCTCGTGCGGGTGTACCCCGTTGGGAAGTTGGTGGACACGGTCGCCGATGGCGAGACCCTGGCCAAGGTGGTCCGGGCCACCGTGGAGCCCAAGTCCTGGGGCGCGGACGCGGGGTCCGTCGAGTTCCTCGCGAGCCGCCTGGTGCTCGTGGTGCGCCAGACCGAGAAGGGGCACGCCGGGGTCGCGGAGTTGCTCAAGCAGCTCCAGCCATCGGCACCGGGCGGGAGGTAA
- a CDS encoding response regulator: MPHRLRVPVLIVDDEPEVLAVLAAMVAHNGCAPVTAESGARAVERHRAMGGKIGLAMVSVQMREMDGPVTLVALRETDPDLPCIFVNGDGGRYSTAALLDFGAVAVLNKPNVLKGLKPALAAALAQRAGAAAPNLTSTSSAPTGQEPVTPILVPGE, from the coding sequence ATGCCGCATCGCCTGAGAGTGCCCGTTCTGATTGTGGACGACGAGCCCGAGGTTCTCGCGGTGCTGGCGGCAATGGTGGCGCACAACGGGTGCGCGCCGGTCACCGCGGAGAGCGGCGCCCGCGCGGTGGAACGGCACCGGGCGATGGGCGGGAAAATCGGCCTCGCGATGGTGAGCGTTCAGATGAGGGAGATGGACGGCCCCGTGACGCTCGTCGCGCTGCGCGAGACCGACCCGGACCTGCCGTGTATCTTCGTGAACGGCGACGGGGGCCGTTACAGTACGGCCGCGCTGCTCGACTTCGGGGCCGTCGCGGTGCTGAACAAGCCGAACGTTCTCAAGGGCCTGAAGCCGGCGCTCGCGGCCGCCCTTGCTCAGCGCGCCGGTGCCGCGGCTCCGAATTTAACCAGCACGTCTTCTGCCCCCACGGGCCAGGAACCCGTCACCCCGATACTTGTGCCCGGCGAGTAA
- a CDS encoding leucine-rich repeat domain-containing protein has protein sequence MRVSCLVLLAGFTSLFAPVRSGADDAEDKAVKAVEELKGKIERSTSQPGKPVYSVSFSGTKVTDDDLRHVAAFKELGSFAAGSTGLTGAGLKHVAELPKVVNLYMNFSKVTDEGLKHISGMKSLRTVELFQTKVTDKGVKELAALKDLSRLNLGKTAVTDASLKPIGEITGLRSLNLTTTAVTDAGLKDLVGLKNLTHLYLSGSKVTEAGVKELRKALPECEIQR, from the coding sequence ATGCGGGTTTCCTGTTTGGTTCTCCTGGCGGGGTTCACGAGCCTGTTCGCCCCCGTTCGATCGGGCGCCGACGACGCCGAAGACAAAGCGGTCAAGGCGGTGGAGGAGCTGAAGGGGAAGATCGAACGGTCCACGTCTCAGCCGGGGAAGCCCGTCTACTCCGTCAGCTTCTCCGGCACGAAGGTCACCGACGACGACCTCCGGCACGTGGCCGCGTTCAAGGAGCTCGGCTCGTTCGCGGCGGGCTCGACCGGGTTAACCGGGGCCGGGCTCAAGCACGTCGCGGAGCTGCCCAAAGTGGTCAACCTCTACATGAACTTTTCCAAGGTGACCGACGAGGGCCTCAAGCACATTTCGGGGATGAAGTCCCTGCGCACCGTCGAACTGTTCCAGACCAAGGTGACCGACAAGGGCGTCAAAGAACTGGCGGCCCTGAAGGACCTGAGCCGCCTGAACCTGGGCAAGACGGCCGTCACCGACGCCTCCCTGAAGCCCATCGGGGAGATCACCGGACTGAGGTCGCTCAACCTGACCACCACGGCGGTCACGGACGCGGGCCTCAAGGATCTGGTCGGCCTGAAGAACCTCACGCACCTGTACCTGTCCGGCTCCAAGGTGACCGAGGCGGGCGTGAAGGAGCTGCGCAAGGCGCTGCCGGAGTGCGAGATTCAGAGGTGA